The following proteins are encoded in a genomic region of Amycolatopsis sulphurea:
- a CDS encoding glycoside hydrolase family 18 protein gives MPRTSKRTALSALAGLASVALAAIGLAVPAAAGQTAPATPQAAAGKVVGYFTDWGIYQRNYHVKNIETSGSAAKLTHINYAFGNVTNGGCAVGDPYADYQKTYDAGGSVDGVADTWDQPLAGSFNQLKKLKAKHPGLKVLWSFGGWTWSGGFGQAAQNPAAFADSCYNLVNDPRWAGLFDGIDIDWEYPNACGLTCDHSGPDALKKVLSALRDKFGSSKLVTASITADGTDGGKMDAADYAGAAQSADWYNVMSYDFFGAWASQGPTAPHSPLTSYDGIPTKGFNSDAAIQKLKSSGIPSSKLLLGLGFYGRGWTGVTQDAPGGTATGPAPGTYEQGIEDYKVLKSSCPATGKVAGTAYAKCGSNWWSYDTPETIAGKTSYVKTQGLGGTMFWELSGDTPDGELISALAN, from the coding sequence ATGCCCCGTACGAGCAAGAGAACAGCGTTGTCCGCGCTGGCCGGGCTGGCGAGCGTCGCACTCGCCGCGATCGGGCTGGCGGTGCCCGCCGCGGCCGGCCAGACCGCCCCCGCCACCCCGCAGGCCGCCGCCGGCAAGGTGGTCGGCTACTTCACCGATTGGGGGATCTACCAGCGCAATTACCACGTCAAGAACATCGAGACCTCCGGTTCGGCCGCGAAGCTGACGCACATCAACTATGCCTTCGGCAACGTCACCAACGGCGGCTGCGCGGTCGGCGACCCGTACGCCGACTACCAGAAGACCTACGACGCCGGGGGCAGTGTGGACGGTGTCGCGGACACGTGGGACCAGCCGCTCGCGGGCAGTTTCAACCAGCTGAAGAAGCTGAAGGCCAAGCATCCCGGTCTCAAGGTCCTCTGGTCGTTCGGCGGCTGGACCTGGTCCGGCGGATTCGGCCAGGCCGCGCAGAACCCGGCCGCGTTCGCGGACTCCTGCTACAACCTGGTCAACGACCCGCGCTGGGCCGGGCTGTTCGACGGCATCGACATCGACTGGGAGTACCCGAACGCCTGCGGGCTCACCTGTGACCACAGCGGTCCCGACGCGCTGAAGAAGGTGCTTTCCGCGCTACGGGACAAGTTCGGGTCCTCGAAGCTGGTCACCGCGTCGATCACCGCGGACGGCACCGACGGCGGCAAGATGGACGCGGCCGACTACGCGGGCGCCGCGCAGTCCGCGGACTGGTACAACGTGATGTCCTACGACTTCTTCGGCGCGTGGGCGTCGCAGGGGCCGACCGCTCCGCATTCGCCACTGACGTCCTACGACGGGATCCCGACCAAGGGCTTCAACTCCGACGCGGCGATCCAGAAGCTGAAGAGCAGTGGCATCCCGTCGTCGAAACTGTTGCTGGGCCTCGGTTTCTACGGTCGCGGGTGGACCGGCGTGACTCAGGACGCCCCCGGCGGCACCGCCACCGGACCCGCCCCGGGCACCTACGAGCAGGGCATCGAGGACTACAAGGTGCTCAAGTCCAGCTGCCCGGCCACCGGCAAGGTCGCAGGTACCGCCTACGCCAAGTGCGGGTCGAACTGGTGGAGCTACGACACCCCGGAGACCATCGCGGGCAAGACGTCCTACGTCAAGACCCAGGGCCTCGGCGGCACAATGTTCTGGGAACTGTCCGGTGACACCCCGGACGGCGAGCTGATCAGCGCACTCGCGAACTGA